Part of the Terriglobales bacterium genome is shown below.
GGAGCCCGCAGCCGAAATCCTGAGCGAAGCGAAGGATCTCTATGGCAACGATAGACCGCGCTGCCGCCTGGAAGCTGTTGTGCGAATTCACGCAATCCGAGAGCTTGCGCAAGCACGCGCTGGCGGTGGAAGCGTGCGTGCGCGCGTACGCGCGCAAGTTCGACGAGGACGAGAACGACTGGGGATGCGTCGCGCTGCTGCACGACTTCGACTACGAGAAGCATCCCTCGGCGGAAGAGCATCCCTTCGTCGGCTCGAAGATCCTGGAGCAACGCGGCTACCCGGAGTGGTTCCGGCGGGCGATCCTCTCGCACGCCGAGTACTCCCACGTGAAGCGCGAGTCGAAGCTGGAGCACGCCTTGTTCGCGTGCGACGAGCTGGCGGGGTTCATCACGGCGACCGCGCTGGTGAAGCCGAACAAGTCGCTGGCCGAGGTGGAAGCGAAATCGGTGCGGAAGAAGATGAAGGACAAAGCCTTCGCGCGCTCGGTCTCGCGGGAAGACATCACCAAGGGCGCGGAGGAGCTGGGCATCGAGCTCGAAGAGCACATCGCGTTCTGCATCGAGGCGATGAAGGGCATCGCGGGCGAGCTCGGGCTGGCGGGGCCCGCGCAGTAACGACGCGCTGTGCCGCGCATCACAGACCGCGAGCAGGCCGGCTGTCTACGATGCCGGCATGGAGCCGATCGCCGACCTCTCGCCGGCTGCGCAGCGCGACAACCGCTTCGCCATGCGGCTCTCGCTGCTGTTCGGCTTCGCGATGCTGGCGGGGAAGGTGGGCGCGTACTGGCTCACCGGATCGGCGGCCATCCTCTCCGACGCCGCCGAAAGCGTGATCCACGTCATCGCGGTCGGATTCGCGGCCTTCAGCCTGCACCTGAGCACGCGGCCGGCCGACCAGCGTTTTCCGTACGGCTACGAGCGCATCAACTTCTTCTCGGCGGGATTCGAAGGCGCGATGATCATCATCGCCGCGGTGTACATCATCGTGACCGCGGTGCAGAAGTGGCTCGCCGGGCTGGAGCTGCAGAACCTGGGAATGGGGACGCTGTTCGTGCTGGGCGCGTCGCTGGTGAACGCCTGGCTGGGCTGGTACCTGGTGCGCACGGGCCGCAGGAACGGCTCGCTCATCCTGGAGGCGAACGGGAAGCACGTGCTGACCGATTCGTGGACGAGCTTCGGCGTGGTCGCGGGCCTGGGGCTGGTGCTGCTGACGGGCTGGAAGGCGCTGGACCCGCTGTGCGCCATCGCGGTGGCGCTGAACATCCTGTGGTCGGGCGGGCACCTGGTGTGGCGGTCGGCGCGCGGCCTGATGGATTACTCCGACCCCGAACTGGGCGAGCGGCTGAACGCAGCGATGGAGCGGCTGAGCCGGGAACTCGACGTGCAATACCACGGGCTGCGCTTCCGCACGACGGGCTACCGCGTGCTGGTCGAGGTGCACCTGCTGTTCCCCTATGGGA
Proteins encoded:
- a CDS encoding cation diffusion facilitator family transporter — protein: MEPIADLSPAAQRDNRFAMRLSLLFGFAMLAGKVGAYWLTGSAAILSDAAESVIHVIAVGFAAFSLHLSTRPADQRFPYGYERINFFSAGFEGAMIIIAAVYIIVTAVQKWLAGLELQNLGMGTLFVLGASLVNAWLGWYLVRTGRRNGSLILEANGKHVLTDSWTSFGVVAGLGLVLLTGWKALDPLCAIAVALNILWSGGHLVWRSARGLMDYSDPELGERLNAAMERLSRELDVQYHGLRFRTTGYRVLVEVHLLFPYGTAVGEAHRRATALEEQLPAALGVAMQVTTHLESIEDHQKVHQHAHSGA
- a CDS encoding HD domain-containing protein, yielding MATIDRAAAWKLLCEFTQSESLRKHALAVEACVRAYARKFDEDENDWGCVALLHDFDYEKHPSAEEHPFVGSKILEQRGYPEWFRRAILSHAEYSHVKRESKLEHALFACDELAGFITATALVKPNKSLAEVEAKSVRKKMKDKAFARSVSREDITKGAEELGIELEEHIAFCIEAMKGIAGELGLAGPAQ